The window GTTAAGAGCCTTTTGCTGAATGACGATTCTCGACCATTATTATACAGACCCTATGTCAGAATGATATCGTCAGATACGGTCAGGAAAACCAATCCTCAGATAAAGGAAAGGGCACCGAAGTGCCCTTGTTGTGCCAAGCCTTTATCTAAAATGGTCGACTATTTGATTTAGCGCCTTCTGGCTGTGCGCTTGCGGCGTTTCTTCTTGCCGCAGCCCCATCGCCAGTCACGGCGTTTGGCGCTGTCCAGATGCACAAAGCTGGAGCGACAATAAACCCCGACGCCACCAATACCCTTGATTGTGCGCGCATATTTGGCCAACGCGTGCTTGGAGACACCTGGCACTCGAATATCTGCGGCGCGACAATACATATGTTGGGAGTTTCTCGCTCCACGAACGCGACGGTTATGAGATTTGGACCGATAACCAGAGGTTACGATAACTTTCTTGCCATAGTGGCGTTCAACTTGCTTGAGAATTTTCACGATCTCAGGCTTTAGGCAAGAAAGCTTCACACGTCCGTGTGCGCGCTTGAACCCGTGTTTGCCGGTGATCAGTTTGGCACCTTGTTTGGTGCGGCCTTCAGCATAGGCCGTCATGCTTCGATCTGACAGATCAATATGGGTACTTACCGAGCTGGTCACGCCCAGTTTGGATTGCTGACCGGTCGTTTTGCAGGCCGCAAGAAGTCCCAGAGCGCCGAGGATGGCGCAAATGCGAATAAGTCGTTTCATATACCATGCAGGCACAAGTGGCCTGTCCCATTCAGTGTGGGCCGTTGGCAATTGGGCTGTTCTTTTGGAAAGTGTGGGGCGCAAATTCTATTTGTCGCGTCATGCTCGCGTGTTTGCTGAACCCTATGGTGATTTTACGTTTCTTACGTCATCTAATCCGTTCTAACGTCTTAATCAGTCTAACCTTAATTTGCGGACCTCATTCCGCGCCGATTGCGCAAACTAAGGGAAATTTGGGCGTTTTTATGACACTTATCTGACAGGAGCAAGAAAATAATAGTAACAACTACGTATGAGAGTAAATGTCAGGATAACAATCGATTTCTGCGACGCCGGGTACGGGCACCAAGAAGGCCGGACAGAACACAGGTGTTCCAACCGGCCCGAATGCTTTTGGATGTCTATATATTGGTAAACAAGAGCAGTACGTTTCTGATTACCAATGGCCAATGTTACCCATAGAAAGCCAGGGTTCCTGTGGTTCTTTTGCTTCTCCCTTCTGAAGCAACTCAATGGAAATTCCATCCGGGGATCGAACAAATGCCATGCGACCGTCACGAGGAGGGCGGTTTATGATAACATCTTGATCCATAAGATTTTTACATAATTCGTAAATGTCATCTACTTCATATGCAAGATGACCAAAATTTCGTCCCTCACCATATTGTTCAGGATCCCAGTTATGAGTGAGTTCAAGACAGTTTTCAGTGCTTCCGTCAGCGGAGAGAAAAATCAAAGTGAAACGCCCTTGAGGATAATCGTTCCGCTTGACCTCGACCAGTCCCAACTTGTTACAATAAAAGTCCAGTGAGGCCTCCAGATCCGAGACACGCACCATAGTGTGT is drawn from Cohaesibacter gelatinilyticus and contains these coding sequences:
- a CDS encoding VOC family protein; the protein is MKYLHTMVRVSDLEASLDFYCNKLGLVEVKRNDYPQGRFTLIFLSADGSTENCLELTHNWDPEQYGEGRNFGHLAYEVDDIYELCKNLMDQDVIINRPPRDGRMAFVRSPDGISIELLQKGEAKEPQEPWLSMGNIGHW
- a CDS encoding YcbK family protein, with amino-acid sequence MKRLIRICAILGALGLLAACKTTGQQSKLGVTSSVSTHIDLSDRSMTAYAEGRTKQGAKLITGKHGFKRAHGRVKLSCLKPEIVKILKQVERHYGKKVIVTSGYRSKSHNRRVRGARNSQHMYCRAADIRVPGVSKHALAKYARTIKGIGGVGVYCRSSFVHLDSAKRRDWRWGCGKKKRRKRTARRR